One genomic segment of Zerene cesonia ecotype Mississippi chromosome 27, Zerene_cesonia_1.1, whole genome shotgun sequence includes these proteins:
- the LOC119837371 gene encoding NEDD4 family-interacting protein 1-like — protein sequence MSQPRMENMCPTTHLRVMLPNSMETNMPPTYIDINNMDIPPPQPDFSAPPPYDVAANSKLPTYEEVQREKQMEGEGPQLPPAAHPTIAAFVTVEPREATAEQLDPENNLLGTDIMFLTSFFVAFLFNWIGFLLLMCFCHTVASRYGALAGFGLSLAKWTLIVKHSTELASHENSWLWWLIMAFGILICVRAIIQYLNIKRGWRLLSGTAQERLLFFY from the exons ATG AGTCAACCTCGTATGGAGAATATGTGTCCCACGACGCACTTACGGGTGATGTTGCCTAATTCAATGGAAACAAATATGCCTCCAACTTACATTGATATCA ATAACATGGATATACCCCCGCCTCAGCCAGATTTCTCAGCTCCCCCACCATATGATGTGGCGGCAAATTCTAAGCTGCCTACATATGAGGAGGTCCAACGTGAGAAACAAATGGAAGGGGAGGGACCTCAA CTACCTCCAGCAGCTCATCCCACTATTGCAGCGTTCGTTACGGTCGAGCCGAGAGAGGCCACCGCTGAACAGTTAGATCCCGAGAACAACTTGCTTGGCACCGATATCATGTTCCTGACATCATTTTTCG TGGCATTCCTATTCAACTGGATCGGGTTCCTCCTGCTGATGTGCTTCTGCCACACGGTCGCGAGCCGCTACGGCGCGCTCGCCGGCTTCGGCCTCTCGCTCGCCAAATGGACGCTCATAGTGAAGCATTCCACTGAACTCGCCTCGCACGAGAACTCGTGGTTGTGGTGGCTTATTATGGCATTCG GAATCCTCATCTGCGTGCGCGCTATTATCCAGTACTTGAATATAAAACGCGGATGGCGTCTGCTCTCCGGCACGGCCCAAGAGCGACTGCTGTTCTTCTATTGA
- the LOC119837315 gene encoding AN1-type zinc finger protein 2A-like — translation MEFPHIGKNCCYKTCNKLDFLPMKCDACRQVYCSDHFTYVKHDCPAPNTRDVQVPECPLCGKPVPGKRGEPPDVAVGAHIDNQCTSDPARERRNKVFTNKCSYKGCKTKEMVPLVCGECSLNYCLRHRHAADHACEGKFAAKRRKAAEAAMARMKANENKIANVRQIPSGVTTADIQGNMTEDEALAHALALSLQDEGSSVQSNDAMRSMRQRVGGEPNSRCSVS, via the exons ATGGAATTTCCTCATATTGGAAAAAACTGTTGCTACAAGACGTGCAACAAACTTG ACTTCCTGCCTATGAAATGCGATGCTTGTCGGCAGGTATACTG ttCTGACCACTTCACATATGTAAAACACGATTGTCCAGCACCAAATACAAGAGACGTTCAAGTCCCTGAATGCCCTCTATGTGGAAAACCGGTACCAGGGAAAAGGGGCGAGCCTCCAGATGTAGCCGTCGGTGCTCACATTGATAATCAATGCACATCAGACCCAGCTAGAGAAAGACGGAATAAA GTGTTTACAAACAAATGTTCATACAAAGGCTGCAAAACGAAAGAAATGGTGCCTCTTGTGTGTGGGGAATGCTCACTCAACTACTGCTTACGGCATCGGCACGCAGCTGACCACGCGTGTGAAGGCAAATTTGCTGCAAAGAGAAGAAAAGCAgc TGAAGCAGCAATGGCGCGAATGAAGgcgaatgaaaacaaaatagcaAATGTGAGACAAATACCAAGTGGTGTTACGACAGCTGACATACAAGGAAATATG actgAAGATGAAGCATTGGCCCATGCCCTGGCGCTATCACTACAAGATGAAGGATCTAGTGTTCAAAGTAATGATGCCATGAGGAGTATGAGACAGCGAGTGGGTGGTGAACCTAATTCTAGGTGTAGTGTATCTTAG
- the LOC119837313 gene encoding multidrug resistance protein homolog 49-like, whose amino-acid sequence MIGERGAQLSGGQKQRIAIARALVRRPKILVLDEATSALDSHSEAKVQRALDAASHGRTTIMVSHRLATVLNANRIVFIEKGEVVEEGTHEELLDLRGRYYQLVLQNEPSIAPNPNAPEAEQKKPNFDPTADTKFRRAKLQKLESVDSIKSSSANEDSGSEDSVVVDEVQQKDFEPTTWQILKLCEPEKWLMLIGVLAAIAVGSSFPCFAVLFGETYGLLESKDEDYVRSGTNVIAVLFLLVGVYTGFGIFFQIFIFNLTGVRLTARLRVGAFRAMLKQEMGWFDNSVNGVGALCGRLAADAAAVQGATGTRIGALMQATATIFIGISLSLYYTWKMTLVSLVSVPMVIAAVVLESRVLAEGIATVREASNRANTIATEAITNIRTVSAFCGEEGVLARYQAAGASAHAAARGSMRWRGAVFSFGQTAPVAGYALSLWYGGIQVANKEVPYKDVIKVSEALVFGAWMMGQALAFAPNFGAAVLAAGRVMTLLARRPLVETTHAPSVPENFVAEGKIQYKHIKFRYPTRREVEVLRGLSLVIPSGKRVALVGPSGCGKSTLMQLLQRLYDPDDGAVYLDEHSIVGDMRLSTLRANLGIVSQEPVLFDRTIAENIAYGDNSRAVPIEEVVKAAMAANVHTFIAALPAGYDTRIGARASQLSGGQKQRIAIARALVRNPRVLLLDEATSALDTHSEKVVQEALDRASEGRTCLIIAHRLATIQNADMICVIDKGVVSEMGTHQELMKLKRTYARLYELQCGFVEESEENIREEAEN is encoded by the exons ATGATAGGCGAGCGCGGCGCGCAGCTGTCCGGCGGGCAGAAGCAGCGGATCGCGATAGCGCGCGCGCTCGTGCGCCGCCCCAAGATCTTGGTGCTGGACGAGGCGACGTCCGCGCTCGACTCGCACAGTGAGGCCAAAGTGCAGCGCGCGCTCGATGCCGCTTCGCATGGGCGGACCACTATCATGGTTAGCCATAG gTTAGCAACAGTGTTAAACGCAAATCGCATAGTATTCATCGAGAAAGGCGAAGTAGTAGAAGAAGGTACTCACGAAGAATTACTAGACCTAAGAGGTCGATACTACCAACTTGTGTTGCAAAATGAACCGAGCATTGCGCCCAACCCTAACGCACCTGAAGCAGAACAAAAGAAAC CTAACTTTGATCCAACCGCAGATACGAAGTTTCGTAGAGCGAAACTTCAGAAGCTCGAATCGGTTGATTCCATCAAGAGTTCATCAGCTAATGAGGACTCTGGTTCTGAAGACAGCGTTGTGGTTGATGAGGTACAGCAGAAAGACTTCGAACCGACAACCTGGCAGATACTGAAGCTCTGTGAGCCTGAGAAGTGGTTGATGCTTATTGGCGTGTTGGCGGCCATTGCTGTGGGTTCGTCGTTTCCATGCTTCGCTGTGCTGTTTGGTGAAACTTATGGT CTTTTAGAAAGTAAGGATGAGGACTATGTTCGATCAGGAACCAATGTAATAGCAGTGCTTTTCCTGCTCGTCGGCGTGTATACGGGCTTTGGTATCTTCTTCCAGATATTCATTTTCAACTTGACAGGCGTCAGACTGACTGCACGACTAAG GGTGGGCGCATTCCGTGCGATGCTGAAACAAGAAATGGGCTGGTTCGACAACTCCGTCAACGGTGTCGGTGCGCTCTGTGGTCGGCTTGCAGCTGACGCAGCTGCCGTGCAGGGG GCGACCGGCACCCGCATCGGCGCGCTAATGCAAGCGACAGCAACCATCTTCATCGGTATCTCCCTCTCGCTCTATTACACGTGGAAGATGACGCTCGTCTCGCTCGTGTCGGTGCCAATGGTGATCGCGGCCGTGGTGCTCGAGAGCCGCGTGCTCGCCGAGGGCATCGCGACCGTGCGCGAGGCGAGCAACCGCGCGAACACAATAGCGACAGAGGCGATCACCAACATACGCACGGTGTCCGCGTTCT GTGGCGAGGAAGGCGTGCTGGCGCGGTACCAAGCGGCCGGCGCGAGCGCGCacgcggcggcgcgcggctcCATGCGCTGGCGCGGCGCGGTGTTCTCGTTCGGGCAGACCGCGCCCGTCGCCGGCTACGCGCTGTCGCTGTGGTACGGCGGCATACAGGTCGCCAATAAGGAGGTGCCCTATAAGGATGTCATTAA GGTGTCAGAGGCGCTGGTGTTCGGCGCATGGATGATGGGGCAAGCGCTCGCGTTCGCGCCGAACTTCGGCGCGGCCGTGTTGGCGGCGGGCCGCGTGATGACGCTGCTCGCGCGCCGCCCGCTCGTCGAGACCACGCACGCGCCCTCCGTGCCGGAGAACTTT GTAGCCGAGGGCAAGATCCAATACAAGCATATAAAGTTTCGATACCCGACGCGGCGCGAGGTGGAGGTGCTGCGCGGGCTCTCGCTGGTGATTCCGAGTGGCAAGCGTGTCGCACTCGTTGGGCCCAGCGGCTGCGGCAAGTCCACGCTGATGCAGCTGCTGCAGCGGCTGTACGACCCGGACGACGGCGCTGTG TACCTGGACGAGCACAGCATAGTGGGCGACATGCGGCTGTCGACGCTGCGCGCGAACCTGGGCATCGTGTCGCAGGAGCCGGTGCTGTTCGACCGGACCATCGCCGAGAACATCGCGTACGGGGACAACTCGCGCGCCGTGCCCATAGAGGAGGTCGTTAAGGCGGCCATGGCGGCTAACGTGCACACTTTCATTGCTGCCCTGCCGGCC GGCTACGACACGCGTATCGGCGCACGCGCGTCGCAGCTGTCGGGCGGGCAGAAGCAGCGCATCGCCATCGCGCGCGCGCTCGTGCGCAACCCGCGCGTGCTGCTGCTCGACGAGGCCACCTCTGCGCTCGACACGCACAGCGAGAAG GTGGTACAAGAAGCGCTTGACCGCGCGAGCGAAGGCAGAACGTGTTTGATAATAGCGCATCGTCTCGCCACCATACAGAACGCGGATATGATCTGCGTCATCGACAAGGGCGTGGTCAGCGAGATGGGCACGCACCAGGAGCTCATGAAGCTCAAGCGGACCTACGCGCGCCTGTACGAGCTGCAGTGCGGCTTTGTGGAGGAGAGCGAGGAGAATATTCGCGAAGAAGCTGAAAACTGA
- the LOC119837314 gene encoding probable pyruvate dehydrogenase E1 component subunit alpha, mitochondrial has product MSKLIPSATKLITGSTVTKTAAPAFVASKQNYSTKSESTFEIKPYKLHKLDKGPATSATLTAEDALKLYEKLAVLRRIETASGNLYKEKIIRGFCHLYSGQEAVAVGMRAAMREVDTVITAYRCHGWTHLMGVSVLGVLSELTGRRTGCSRGKGGSMHLYGKNFFGGNGIVGAQVPLGAGLAFAHKYRGDGGVAFAMYGDGAANQGQLFEAYNMAKLWDLPCVFVCENNGYGMGTSVDRSSASTEYYSRGDYIPGIWVDGMDVIATREATRYAIDYCTSGKGPLVMEMETYRYSGHSMSDPGTSYRTRDEVQEVRQTRDPITSFKEKIVASELVTPDQLKEIDAKVRKEVDDATKQAKAEAEVGNEELAGDIYYNNLETVVRGIHPGAPLQHVDVVPRN; this is encoded by the exons ATGAGTAAGCTAATTCCCTCCGCTACAAAGCTTATAACTGGCTCTACGGTTACG aaaacagCCGCCCCAGCTTTTGTTgcttcaaaacaaaattatagtaCGAAATCTGAATCTACATTCGAAATCAAG cCTTATAAACTCCATAAATTGGATAAAGGCCCAGCAACATCAGCCACCCTCACAGCTGAAGATGCACTTAAATTGTATGAGAAATTGGCCGTCCTCCGCCGGATTGAAACCGCTTCCGGAAATCTTTACAAGGAAAAAATTATTCGTGGATTCTGTCACTTGTATTCAG GGCAAGAAGCGGTGGCAGTAGGTATGCGAGCGGCAATGCGGGAAGTGGACACAGTGATAACGGCTTATCGTTGTCACGGCTGGACTCACTTGATGGGTGTGAGTGTGCTCGGGGTGTTGTCCGAACTCACCGGACGGAGAACTGGCTGCTCCAGGGGCAAAGGTGGCTCTATGCATTTGTATGGGAAGAACTTCTTTGGTGGAAACGGAATTGTTGGTGCACAG GTGCCGCTCGGCGCCGGGTTGGCGTTCGCGCACAAGTACCGCGGCGACGGCGGCGTCGCGTTCGCCATGTACGGCGACGGCGCGGCCAATCAGGGCCAGCTGTTCGAGGCGTACAACATGGCGAAGCTGTGGGACTTGCCTTGCGTGTTCGTGTGCGAGAACAACGGCTACG GTATGGGTACAAGTGTAGACCGTTCCTCCGCAAGCACGGAATACTATTCCCGCGGAGACTACATCCCGGGCATTTGGGTGGACGGGATGGACGTTATCGCCACAAGGGAAGCTACTAGATACGCGATCGACTATTGTACAAGTGggaaag GTCCGTTGGTAATGGAGATGGAGACGTACCGCTACTCCGGCCACTCGATGTCGGACCCGGGCACGTCGTACCGCACGCGCGACGAGGTGCAGGAGGTGCGCCAGACGCGGGACCCCATCACGTCCTTCAAGGAGAAGATCGTGGCCAGCGAGCTGGTCACTCCCGATCAGCTTAAG GAAATCGACGCCAAAGTACGTAAAGAGGTAGACGACGCGACGAAACAGGCCAAAGCCGAGGCGGAAGTTGGCAATGAGGAGCTTGCCGGCGATATTTACTACAATAACTTGGAGACCGTCGTCAGAGGTATCCACCCAGGCGCTCCGTTACAGCACGTCGACGTCGTACCACGGAATTAG